A window from Citrus sinensis cultivar Valencia sweet orange chromosome 5, DVS_A1.0, whole genome shotgun sequence encodes these proteins:
- the LOC102628509 gene encoding protein SHI RELATED SEQUENCE 6 translates to MLNLHDIIFAAPPPQPPRISSDLHHQDDDDDDNDRNTSNLHKIGFWGLKKWQEESHTDVEDDSDDHDGDHSGLMRACRDCGNRAKRECSFRRCRTCCKTRRFDCTTHVRSTWVPAAKRRQKKKLITGGSSSSLSFSTTASCQDESFKKSLPGKVQAPAVFRCIKVTAVSDGDDNKAEVGYVATVNISGHVFKGFLYDLGIDEKKLFPWDSSGRENKESSPPNVDSSNADATSGN, encoded by the exons ATGTTAAACCTCCACGACATCATCTTCGCTGCTCCACCACCGCAACCACCCCGCATTTCCTCtgatcttcatcatcaagacgacgacgacgacgacaaCGATCGTAACACTAGCAATTTGCATAAAATAGGCTTTTGGGGCTTAAAGAAATGGCAAGAAGAATCACATACAGATGTTGAAGATGATTCTGATGATCACGATGGTGATCACAGTGGTTTGATGAGAGCATGCAGAGACTGTGGGAACAGGGCTAAAAGAGAATGCAGTTTTAGACGGTGTAGGACTTGTTGCAAGACTCGCCGCTTTGACTGTACCACTCACGTGCGGAGCACGTGGGTTCCGGCGGCCAAACGGCGGCAGAAGAAGAAGTTGATAACTGGcggatcttcttcttctctgagTTTTAGTACTACTGCTTCTTGTCAGG atgaaagttttaaaaagtcTTTGCCGGGTAAAGTACAGGCACCGGCGGTCTTCCGGTGTATTAAAGTCACTGCAGTCAGTGATGGTGATGATAATAAAGCTGAGGTTGGCTATGTTGCTACTGTCAACATCAGTGGCCATGTGTTCAAGGGTTTTCTCTACGATCTAGGAATTGATGAGAAAAAATTGTTTCCATGGGATTCTAGTGGAAGAGAAAACAAGGAGTCTTCGCCTCCCAATGTTGATTCATCAAACGCCGATGCAACCTCTGGCAATTGA